From the Leishmania donovani BPK282A1 complete genome, chromosome 30 genome, one window contains:
- a CDS encoding adenosine kinase, putative yields MSALPQLYIQCNPLLDVSAPVDDAFLEKYKVQKTSACLMEEIHKGIFEELEQHPNVTYVPGGSGLNTARVAQWIAQAPKSSFVNYVGCASDDKYGKILKEAAEKDGVNMHLEYTTKAPTGSCAVCISGKDRSLVANLSAANLLSADHMHSSDVVETLKGCQLYYLTGFTLTIDVNYVLQVAEAARASGGQFMMNLSAPFVLQYFTESFNKAAPYLDVIFGNEVEAKALADAMKWNPASTHELAKKAAMELPYSGTRDRLVVFTQGSQPTVYATRSGKTGSVTVQPIAQDSIVDLNGAGDAFVGGFLAAYAMSCSIERCCEVGNYAAGVIIQHNGCTYPEKPSISP; encoded by the coding sequence ATGTCCGCGCTTCCGCAGCTCTACATTCAGTGCAACCCGCTCCTCGACGTGTCTGCCCCTGTCGATGACGCGTTCTTAGAGAAGTACAAGGTGCAGAAGACGTCTGCCTGTCTGATGGAGGAGATCCATAAGGGCATCTTCGAGGAGCTAGAGCAGCACCCCAACGTGACCTACGTCCCCGGCGGCTCTGGCCTCAACACCGCCCGCGTGGCGCAGTGGATCGCGCAGGCCCCCAAGAGCAGCTTCGTCAACTACGTTGGCTGCGCCTCGGACGACAAGTACGGCAAAATACTCAAGGAAGCCGCGGAGAAGGACGGTGTGAACATGCACCTTGAGTACACAACAAAGGCTCCCACCGGCTCGTGCGCCGTGTGCATCTCAGGCAAGGATCGCTCGCTGGTGGCGAACTTGTCTGCAGCGAATTTGCTCTCCGCGGATCACatgcacagcagcgatgTCGTTGAGACGCTGAAGGGCTGCCAGCTCTACTACCTCACCGGCTTCACGCTGACGATCGACGTGAACTACGTGCTTcaggtggcggaggcggcccgTGCATCGGGTGGGCAGTTCATGATGAACCTCTCCGCCCCCTTCGTGCTGCAGTACTTCACGGAGAGCTTCAACAAGGCCGCGCCGTACCTCGACGTCATCTTTGGTAACGAGGTCGAGGCTAAGGCACTCGCGGACGCCATGAAGTGGAACCCCGCCAGCACCCACGAGTTGGCTAAAAAGGCAGCGATGGAGCTGCCGTACAGCGGCACTCGCGAccgcctcgtcgtcttcaCGCAGGGCAGCCAACCGACGGTGTACGCCACCCGCAGTGGCAAGACCGGCTCAGTCACGGTGCAGCCCATCGCGCAGGACAGCATTGTGGACCTGaacggcgccggtgacgcCTTCGTTGGCGGCTTCCTTGCCGCGTACGCAATGAGCTGCAGCATCGAGCGGTGCTGCGAGGTGGGCAATTACGCCGCCGGTGTCATCATCCAGCACAACGGCTGCACCTATCCCGAGAAGCCGTCCATCTCTCCGTGA
- a CDS encoding adenosine kinase-like protein: MYVGSVGKDKHGDQICSAAEADGFTMKLEVSSGKRSGLCAVCRDGNSRTLAVHPSSASSLSDDFVNSAAVQEGQRSAKTIYTTAYANVFRVRQTLQLMTSSRCHTLPDGSKQLAAMGLSNKRVLDDFGEDLVDVLGKLDIITGNQEEIHDLAMMLQWVPSEMSDMELAKKIATETMPDQHGVRRVIMTHGVEPIIYATSAGESGEVPVVATCAH; the protein is encoded by the coding sequence ATGTACGTGGGATCCGTGGGCAAGGACAAGCACGGCGACCAAATTtgctccgccgccgaggcTGACGGCTTCACGATGAAGCTCGAggtgagcagcggcaagcgGAGCGGACTGTGCGCCGTGTGCAGGGACGGCAACTCTCGCACCCTTGCCGTCCACCCGTCGTCTGCCAGCTCCCTTAGCGACGACTTTGTGAACTCTGCTGCTGTTCAAGAAGGACAGCGCTCCGCAAAGACCATATACACGACTGCGTACGCCAACGTCTTTCGTGTCCGCCAGACCTTGCAACTGATGACCAGCTCGCGTTGCCACACGCTACCTGATGGGTCCAAGCAGCTAGCAGCTATGGGCCTCTCCAACAAGCGCGTGCTCGACGACTTTGGCGAGGACCTCGTAGACGTGCTCGGAAAGCTCGACATCATCACAGGCAACCAGGAGGAGATTCACGACCTTGCCATGATGCTGCAGTGGGTTCCAAGCGAGATGTCCGACATGGAGCTGGCCAAGAAGATTGCGACGGAGACGATGCCCGACCAGCACGGTGTGCGCCGTGTCATCATGACACATGGGGTAGAGCCGATCATCTACGCCACCAGTGCGGGTGAGTCTGGTGAGGTTCCTGTGGTGGCCACCTGCGCCCACTAG
- a CDS encoding amastin-like surface protein-like protein → MANKKSFYNQEYSKHVGAVILFIVSFVTATFTVCGTPLGMLMIRSWGEDLSGSSAELELNPCFTLWGLHSDCSKPDYSLRITDSPIVNCSDMHVRFEAAEAFSILAIFSLVGLFGASWYMICGSKIKKAVMLLAVFAIGSTTVPWAIVTAFYYTPFCGLDFLTNTHTRFGAGYALLVTSFVLQIVGLILFVIFEPDTSKKRPEENEKRAASEVWSSTASALR, encoded by the coding sequence ATGGCGAACAAGAAGTCCTTCTACAACCAGGAGTACAGCAAGCACGTCGGTGCAGTGATCTTATTCATCGTCTCCTTCGTGACGGCGACATTTACGGTCTGCGGCACCCCTCTGGGTATGCTGATGATCCGCTCGTGGGGAGAGGACCTTTCGGGCTCTAGTGCTGAACTGGAGCTCAATCCGTGCTTCACGCTGTGGGGTTTGCACAGCGACTGCTCGAAGCCTGATTACTCGCTTCGCATCACGGACTCGCCCATTGTCAACTGCTCTGACATGCATGTCCGCTTCGAGGCGGCTGAGGCGTTCAGCATTTTGGCCATCTTCTCTCTTGTCGGTCTCTTCGGCGCGTCCTGGTACATGATCTGCGGCTCCAAGATCAAGAAGGCTGTGATGTtgctcgccgtcttcgccaTCGGCTCCACGACTGTGCCATGGGCGATTGTTACCGCGTTCTACTACACTCCCTTCTGCGGCCTAGATTTCCTGACCAACACGCATACCCGCTTCGGCGCCGGCTACGCGCTGCTGGTTACCTCGTTCGTGCTGCAGATTGTCGGCCTCATCCTGTTCGTCATCTTTGAGCCGGACACCTCGAAGAAGAGGCCggaggagaacgagaagCGCGCCGCGTCTGAAGTCTGGTCCAGCACCGCGTCTGCGTTGCGCTAA